Proteins from a single region of Bactrocera neohumeralis isolate Rockhampton unplaced genomic scaffold, APGP_CSIRO_Bneo_wtdbg2-racon-allhic-juicebox.fasta_v2 cluster10, whole genome shotgun sequence:
- the LOC126765192 gene encoding DNA-directed RNA polymerase, mitochondrial isoform X1 gives MYRICPTKWTSSQNFQLMFTKCVQKTEISRKYSLLTIAIESKAFENILLSMMTDERIEDRKLALDRLLAAREAEYDTVNGMVRCNKVPKLNFKDISVHKREKLLVNAGVRSQSTTVNEVLRRKKKRIVKPRYSKYVELLEVTDMSASERKSRVKRLKAKKLQEFIARTQAQIIEKWAKESKQLKTKIPLTPILENATVAEIPKINIEPAIYKQINIDEMDRTILESGIYDDKPLIFFGKENYTKHVINNTEDINNIIKSFNSYRDILESMGNECQEVSETPIDTFSCMVPKANDVEEPLGTLESGEHYISSENIETNASKCHIVQSTESIVITKPKSRFKSKIHNDEEQERFAKEKALRINLESYLNVCVSAGMINRGISTLLAYRQRAKKKLETRSLITIEFYNIILHGLAEKASFERFNDIFALIEEDQLKFNEQTYAAIFECLGRIESSEENIYQIKKFEQMANQNGITLNQIMDRSVFIADQRDIALDAIRRIRPDFTPIYTPPVLSYNNELLNNLNQSVVHSSITNVMKSKYVYNSAELERMAREQLKVELDGCITIKSIESSNEFANAEYCREKLKDLEELWRVQINAAITRDLNTLRAQIRYKPNNFMNYYTYLKALNTSIYTDILIKEIFKLAEGSETFSPTVGQLYKELGQKVQQRYQIEMKKKNGILEKIGEIYSCYCDILSKRNTKDNARQMWQRLVHNHRNSGPSMDVKYVGWPTNVQSGVGRFLYNILMRDIKIDAHIMRQKTKSKQQNLLPAFYTLFRNQGRLVKEEVKPLPVLAKLLRMSRQKTLTFDSSLVPMLCPPQPWSTPNNGGYLLNKSELIRLPQQAIQQWNRINSSSQQQIYPALDSLNQLSSVPWRVNTEILDVIIKVFQNGGDDKLDVPQPPSSLPPLPLYHEENTALSTAVRSKLFKDKLAHRRKQGEMYSLWCDTLYRLSLASHYRDRVFWLPHNMDFRGRVYPIPPHLNHLGSDLARSMLVFDQAQPLGHDGFSWLKLHCINLTGLMKRDSVHERLLFAEEIMDDIIDSADNPLTGRMWWAQSDEPWQTLACCMEIAKVYRTNNREGFLSRFPIHQDGSCNGLQHYAALGRDEAGAKSVNLFPSPLPQDVYSAVAALVEKSRKSDASNGVQVAQALEGFVRRKVIKQTVMTTVYGVTRYGARLQIARQLKDIESFPKEWVWPASTYLTSKTFESLREMFTSTREIQDWFTECARLISGVCGQNVEWVTPLGLPVVQPYNRQEVKQTMRTGARVSETMAMDMYEKPNVMKQKNAFPPNFIHSLDSSHMMLTSLNCEQKGLTFVSVHDCFWTHACTVPEMNQICREQFVSLHSQPILEDLSAFMRSKYSFRECDLLNDGSADDLSKRRLNRTLGEMPKKGDFDLRNVLNSVYFFS, from the exons TGACAGATATGTCAGCCAGTGAGCGAAAATCGCGTGTTAAAAGACTGAAAGCGAAAAAATTACAAGAGTTTATTGCTAGAACGCAGgctcaaataattgaaaaatgggCTAAGGAAAGCAAGCAACTGAAAACCAAAATTCCTCTGACACCTATATTAGAAAATGCAACAGTTGCTGAGATAcccaaaataaatatagaaccggcaatttacaaacaaattaatatagATGAAATGGATCGTACAATATTGGAATCGGGAATATATGATGACAAGCCATTGATATTTTTCGGAAAGGAAAACTATACGAAACATGTTATAAATAATACTGAAGacattaataatataataaaaagtttcaaCAGCTATCGCGACATACTTGAAAGTATGGGAAATGAATGTCAAGAAGTATCTGAAACACCAATTGATACTTTCAg TTGTATGGTTCCAAAGGCAAACGACGTGGAAGAGCCCTTGGGTACCTTAGAGTCTGGCGAACATTATATTTCTTCAGAGAATATTGAAACTAACGCTTCTAAATGTCACATCGTTCAGAGTACGGAAAGTATTGTTATCACAAAGCCAAAATCTAG GTTCAAGTCTAAAATACATAATGACGAGGAGCAAGAACGCTTTGCAAAGGAAAAAGCTCTTCGAATCAATTTGGAGTCATACCTTAATGTATGTGTTTCAGCTGGGATGATTAATCGGGGAATCTCCACATTGTTAGCATATAgacaaagagcaaaaaaaaagttggaaacTCGGAGTCTTAttacaattgaattttacaatattatattacatgGACTAGCCGAAAAGGCTTCATTTGAGCGATTTAACGATATTTTTGCATTGATCGAAGAAGATCAGTTGAAATTTAATGAACAAACATATGCCGCTATTTTTGAATGTCTGGGACGCATTGAATCATCGgaagaaaatatatatcaaattaaaaagtttgaacAAATGGCAAACCAAAAT GGAATAACGTTAAATCAAATAATGGATCGATCAGTGTTTATTGCTGATCAAAGAGATATTGCTTTAGATGCTATTCGACGAATACGACCAGATTTTACTCCTATATATACACCGCCAGTTCTAAGTTATAATAACGAACTCCTTAATAACTTAAACCAATCTGTTGTACATTCATCAATTACAAATgtaatgaaatcaaaatatgtttataatagtGCTGAACTAGAAAGGATGGCACGTGAACAACTGAAAGTTGAATTAGATGGCTGCATAACAATAAAGTCAATTGAAAGTTCAAATGAATTTGCTAATGCTGAATATTGT cGTGAAAAACTTAAAGATCTTGAAGAGCTATGGCGTGTTCAAATAAATGCTGCTATCACGCGAGACTTAAATACATTACGAGCTCAAATCCGTTACAAACCGAATAATTTCATGAATTACTACACATACCTTAAAGCTCTAAATACCTCTATATATactgatattttaataaaagaaatcttTAAGTTGGCAGAAGGATCGGAAACGTTTAGCCCAACAGTAGGGCAACTTTATAAAGAACTTGGCCAAAAAGTACAGCAAAG AtatcaaattgaaatgaaaaagaaaaatggtatattggaaaaaattggGGAAATATATAGTTGTTATTGTGATATATTGAGCAAGAGAAATACTAAAGATAATGCTCGGCAAATGTGGCAACGGCTGGTGCACAATCACCGAAATAGTGGGCCCAGCATGGATGTGAAATATGTAGGTTGGCCTACCAATGTGCAGTCTGGTGTTGGCCGTTTTCTGTACAATATTTTGATGCGTGACATTAAAATAGATGCTCATATTATGCGTCAAAAAACCAAAAGCAAACAACAGAATCTTTTACCCGCCTTCTATACACTTTTCCGAAACCAAGGACGCTTAGTAAAAGAAGAAGTTAAACCTCTTCCTGTTTTAGCGAA attgTTGCGCATGTCACGCCAGAAAACACTAACATTTGATTCGAGTCTGGTACCAATGCTATGCCCACCACAACCTTGGAGTACACCCAATAATGGAGGCTATTTACTCAATAAATCAGAACTGATACGTTTGCCTCAACAG GCCATTCAGCAATGGAATCGCATAAATTCAAGCAGCCAACAGCAAATTTATCCTGCTCTTGATTCTCTGAATCAACTCTCTAGTGTACCATGGCGCGTAAACACAGAG ATTCTCGACGTTAttataaaagtatttcaaaatggtGGCGACGATAAACTTGATGTACCTCAACCTCCAAGCTCACTGCCTCCATTACCTTTATACCATGAAGAAAACACAGCATTAAGTACGGCCGTACGATCGAAACTTTTTAAAGACAAACTAGCACATCGCCGAAAACAAGGAGAGATGTATAGTTTATGGTGTGATACCTTATATCGTCTTTCTTTAGCATCTCAC tatCGAGATAGGGTTTTTTGGCTGCCTCATAATATGGACTTTCGCGGCCGAGTTTATCCGATACCACCTCATCTTAATCATTTGGGATCAGACTTAGCACGGTCCATGCTTGTTTTTGATCAAGCACAACCTCTTGGACATGATGGTTTCAGCTGGTTGAAATTGCATTGTATTAACTTAACGGGCTTAATGAAGCGCGATTCAGTCCATGAACGTTTACTTTTTGCTGAGGAAATAATGGATGATATTATTGATTCTGCTGATAATCCTTTAACTGGCAGAATGTGGTGGGCCCAGTCAGATGAACCATGGCAAACATTAGCTTGTTGTATGGAAATAGCTAAAGTTTACCGCACAAATAATCGCGAAG GTTTCCTAAGCCGGTTTCCAATTCATCAGGATGGTTCTTGTAATGGGCTGCAACACTATGCTGCGCTAGGACGAGATGAAGCTGGAGCCAAAAGTGTTAATCTGTTTCCTTCACCTTTACCGCAAGATGTTTATAGTGCTGTTGCTGCACTTGTAGAGAAATCTCGCAAATCAGATGCATCAAACGGAGTCCAAGTAGCGCAAGCATTAGAGGGTTTTGTCCGCCGCAAGGTTATTAAGCAAACTGTTATGACTACTGTGTATGGAGTTACCCGCTATGGTGCACGACTGCAAATAGCACGTCAGTTAAAAGATATTGAAAGTTTCCCTAAAGAATGGGTATGGCCGGCTTCCACATATTTAACATCGAAGACTTTCGAAAGCTTACGAGAAATGTTTACATCAACACGTGAAATACAGGATTGGTTTACGGAATGCGCTCGACTAATATCAGGCGTTTGTGGACAAAATGTAGAGTGGGTAACTCCGCTTGGTCTACCAGTCGTGCAACCATATAATCGACAGGAAGTTAAACAGACCATGCGTACAGGTGCACGAGTTTCTGAAACTATGGCTATGGATATGTATGAAAAGCCGAAtgttatgaaacaaaaaaatgcatttccgCCCAACTTCATACATTCTCTAGACTCTTCCCATATGATGCTCACTTCCCTTAATTGTGAACAAAAGGGGCTTACATTTGTTTCTGTACATGACTGTTTTTGGACCCATGCATGCACAGTCCCCGAAATGAATCAGATTTGCAGAGAACAATTTGTTTCTTTACATTCTCAACCTATTTTAGAAGATTTGTCAGCATTTATGAGATCGAAATATAGCTTTCGAGAATG tgacCTACTTAATGATGGATCTGCGGACGACCTTTCAAAACGGAGGCTCAACAGAACCTTGGGAGAGATGCCGAAAAAGGGGGACTTTGATCTTCGAAACGTTTTGAACTCTGTGTATTTTTTCAGTTAG
- the LOC126765192 gene encoding DNA-directed RNA polymerase, mitochondrial isoform X2: protein MYRICPTKWTSSQNFQLMFTKCVQKTEISRKYSLLTIAIESKAFDISVHKREKLLVNAGVRSQSTTVNEVLRRKKKRIVKPRYSKYVELLEVTDMSASERKSRVKRLKAKKLQEFIARTQAQIIEKWAKESKQLKTKIPLTPILENATVAEIPKINIEPAIYKQINIDEMDRTILESGIYDDKPLIFFGKENYTKHVINNTEDINNIIKSFNSYRDILESMGNECQEVSETPIDTFSCMVPKANDVEEPLGTLESGEHYISSENIETNASKCHIVQSTESIVITKPKSRFKSKIHNDEEQERFAKEKALRINLESYLNVCVSAGMINRGISTLLAYRQRAKKKLETRSLITIEFYNIILHGLAEKASFERFNDIFALIEEDQLKFNEQTYAAIFECLGRIESSEENIYQIKKFEQMANQNGITLNQIMDRSVFIADQRDIALDAIRRIRPDFTPIYTPPVLSYNNELLNNLNQSVVHSSITNVMKSKYVYNSAELERMAREQLKVELDGCITIKSIESSNEFANAEYCREKLKDLEELWRVQINAAITRDLNTLRAQIRYKPNNFMNYYTYLKALNTSIYTDILIKEIFKLAEGSETFSPTVGQLYKELGQKVQQRYQIEMKKKNGILEKIGEIYSCYCDILSKRNTKDNARQMWQRLVHNHRNSGPSMDVKYVGWPTNVQSGVGRFLYNILMRDIKIDAHIMRQKTKSKQQNLLPAFYTLFRNQGRLVKEEVKPLPVLAKLLRMSRQKTLTFDSSLVPMLCPPQPWSTPNNGGYLLNKSELIRLPQQAIQQWNRINSSSQQQIYPALDSLNQLSSVPWRVNTEILDVIIKVFQNGGDDKLDVPQPPSSLPPLPLYHEENTALSTAVRSKLFKDKLAHRRKQGEMYSLWCDTLYRLSLASHYRDRVFWLPHNMDFRGRVYPIPPHLNHLGSDLARSMLVFDQAQPLGHDGFSWLKLHCINLTGLMKRDSVHERLLFAEEIMDDIIDSADNPLTGRMWWAQSDEPWQTLACCMEIAKVYRTNNREGFLSRFPIHQDGSCNGLQHYAALGRDEAGAKSVNLFPSPLPQDVYSAVAALVEKSRKSDASNGVQVAQALEGFVRRKVIKQTVMTTVYGVTRYGARLQIARQLKDIESFPKEWVWPASTYLTSKTFESLREMFTSTREIQDWFTECARLISGVCGQNVEWVTPLGLPVVQPYNRQEVKQTMRTGARVSETMAMDMYEKPNVMKQKNAFPPNFIHSLDSSHMMLTSLNCEQKGLTFVSVHDCFWTHACTVPEMNQICREQFVSLHSQPILEDLSAFMRSKYSFRECDLLNDGSADDLSKRRLNRTLGEMPKKGDFDLRNVLNSVYFFS, encoded by the exons TGACAGATATGTCAGCCAGTGAGCGAAAATCGCGTGTTAAAAGACTGAAAGCGAAAAAATTACAAGAGTTTATTGCTAGAACGCAGgctcaaataattgaaaaatgggCTAAGGAAAGCAAGCAACTGAAAACCAAAATTCCTCTGACACCTATATTAGAAAATGCAACAGTTGCTGAGATAcccaaaataaatatagaaccggcaatttacaaacaaattaatatagATGAAATGGATCGTACAATATTGGAATCGGGAATATATGATGACAAGCCATTGATATTTTTCGGAAAGGAAAACTATACGAAACATGTTATAAATAATACTGAAGacattaataatataataaaaagtttcaaCAGCTATCGCGACATACTTGAAAGTATGGGAAATGAATGTCAAGAAGTATCTGAAACACCAATTGATACTTTCAg TTGTATGGTTCCAAAGGCAAACGACGTGGAAGAGCCCTTGGGTACCTTAGAGTCTGGCGAACATTATATTTCTTCAGAGAATATTGAAACTAACGCTTCTAAATGTCACATCGTTCAGAGTACGGAAAGTATTGTTATCACAAAGCCAAAATCTAG GTTCAAGTCTAAAATACATAATGACGAGGAGCAAGAACGCTTTGCAAAGGAAAAAGCTCTTCGAATCAATTTGGAGTCATACCTTAATGTATGTGTTTCAGCTGGGATGATTAATCGGGGAATCTCCACATTGTTAGCATATAgacaaagagcaaaaaaaaagttggaaacTCGGAGTCTTAttacaattgaattttacaatattatattacatgGACTAGCCGAAAAGGCTTCATTTGAGCGATTTAACGATATTTTTGCATTGATCGAAGAAGATCAGTTGAAATTTAATGAACAAACATATGCCGCTATTTTTGAATGTCTGGGACGCATTGAATCATCGgaagaaaatatatatcaaattaaaaagtttgaacAAATGGCAAACCAAAAT GGAATAACGTTAAATCAAATAATGGATCGATCAGTGTTTATTGCTGATCAAAGAGATATTGCTTTAGATGCTATTCGACGAATACGACCAGATTTTACTCCTATATATACACCGCCAGTTCTAAGTTATAATAACGAACTCCTTAATAACTTAAACCAATCTGTTGTACATTCATCAATTACAAATgtaatgaaatcaaaatatgtttataatagtGCTGAACTAGAAAGGATGGCACGTGAACAACTGAAAGTTGAATTAGATGGCTGCATAACAATAAAGTCAATTGAAAGTTCAAATGAATTTGCTAATGCTGAATATTGT cGTGAAAAACTTAAAGATCTTGAAGAGCTATGGCGTGTTCAAATAAATGCTGCTATCACGCGAGACTTAAATACATTACGAGCTCAAATCCGTTACAAACCGAATAATTTCATGAATTACTACACATACCTTAAAGCTCTAAATACCTCTATATATactgatattttaataaaagaaatcttTAAGTTGGCAGAAGGATCGGAAACGTTTAGCCCAACAGTAGGGCAACTTTATAAAGAACTTGGCCAAAAAGTACAGCAAAG AtatcaaattgaaatgaaaaagaaaaatggtatattggaaaaaattggGGAAATATATAGTTGTTATTGTGATATATTGAGCAAGAGAAATACTAAAGATAATGCTCGGCAAATGTGGCAACGGCTGGTGCACAATCACCGAAATAGTGGGCCCAGCATGGATGTGAAATATGTAGGTTGGCCTACCAATGTGCAGTCTGGTGTTGGCCGTTTTCTGTACAATATTTTGATGCGTGACATTAAAATAGATGCTCATATTATGCGTCAAAAAACCAAAAGCAAACAACAGAATCTTTTACCCGCCTTCTATACACTTTTCCGAAACCAAGGACGCTTAGTAAAAGAAGAAGTTAAACCTCTTCCTGTTTTAGCGAA attgTTGCGCATGTCACGCCAGAAAACACTAACATTTGATTCGAGTCTGGTACCAATGCTATGCCCACCACAACCTTGGAGTACACCCAATAATGGAGGCTATTTACTCAATAAATCAGAACTGATACGTTTGCCTCAACAG GCCATTCAGCAATGGAATCGCATAAATTCAAGCAGCCAACAGCAAATTTATCCTGCTCTTGATTCTCTGAATCAACTCTCTAGTGTACCATGGCGCGTAAACACAGAG ATTCTCGACGTTAttataaaagtatttcaaaatggtGGCGACGATAAACTTGATGTACCTCAACCTCCAAGCTCACTGCCTCCATTACCTTTATACCATGAAGAAAACACAGCATTAAGTACGGCCGTACGATCGAAACTTTTTAAAGACAAACTAGCACATCGCCGAAAACAAGGAGAGATGTATAGTTTATGGTGTGATACCTTATATCGTCTTTCTTTAGCATCTCAC tatCGAGATAGGGTTTTTTGGCTGCCTCATAATATGGACTTTCGCGGCCGAGTTTATCCGATACCACCTCATCTTAATCATTTGGGATCAGACTTAGCACGGTCCATGCTTGTTTTTGATCAAGCACAACCTCTTGGACATGATGGTTTCAGCTGGTTGAAATTGCATTGTATTAACTTAACGGGCTTAATGAAGCGCGATTCAGTCCATGAACGTTTACTTTTTGCTGAGGAAATAATGGATGATATTATTGATTCTGCTGATAATCCTTTAACTGGCAGAATGTGGTGGGCCCAGTCAGATGAACCATGGCAAACATTAGCTTGTTGTATGGAAATAGCTAAAGTTTACCGCACAAATAATCGCGAAG GTTTCCTAAGCCGGTTTCCAATTCATCAGGATGGTTCTTGTAATGGGCTGCAACACTATGCTGCGCTAGGACGAGATGAAGCTGGAGCCAAAAGTGTTAATCTGTTTCCTTCACCTTTACCGCAAGATGTTTATAGTGCTGTTGCTGCACTTGTAGAGAAATCTCGCAAATCAGATGCATCAAACGGAGTCCAAGTAGCGCAAGCATTAGAGGGTTTTGTCCGCCGCAAGGTTATTAAGCAAACTGTTATGACTACTGTGTATGGAGTTACCCGCTATGGTGCACGACTGCAAATAGCACGTCAGTTAAAAGATATTGAAAGTTTCCCTAAAGAATGGGTATGGCCGGCTTCCACATATTTAACATCGAAGACTTTCGAAAGCTTACGAGAAATGTTTACATCAACACGTGAAATACAGGATTGGTTTACGGAATGCGCTCGACTAATATCAGGCGTTTGTGGACAAAATGTAGAGTGGGTAACTCCGCTTGGTCTACCAGTCGTGCAACCATATAATCGACAGGAAGTTAAACAGACCATGCGTACAGGTGCACGAGTTTCTGAAACTATGGCTATGGATATGTATGAAAAGCCGAAtgttatgaaacaaaaaaatgcatttccgCCCAACTTCATACATTCTCTAGACTCTTCCCATATGATGCTCACTTCCCTTAATTGTGAACAAAAGGGGCTTACATTTGTTTCTGTACATGACTGTTTTTGGACCCATGCATGCACAGTCCCCGAAATGAATCAGATTTGCAGAGAACAATTTGTTTCTTTACATTCTCAACCTATTTTAGAAGATTTGTCAGCATTTATGAGATCGAAATATAGCTTTCGAGAATG tgacCTACTTAATGATGGATCTGCGGACGACCTTTCAAAACGGAGGCTCAACAGAACCTTGGGAGAGATGCCGAAAAAGGGGGACTTTGATCTTCGAAACGTTTTGAACTCTGTGTATTTTTTCAGTTAG